GTTTTGCTGTTCGAATGGTTAGTTTCGGCTTCGAATTCAGGAGATTTGAAGCTAGATCATTATGTTATAGAGATTGTAGTTAGGATCTTAGGTAGAGAGTCTCAGTACTCCGTTGCAGCTAAGCTGCTCGATAAAATTCCTCTGCAAGAATACACGTTAGATGTTCGCGCTTACACGACTATACTCTACGCTTACTCTCGTACAGGGAAGTACGAAAGAGCGATCAATCTCTTCGAGAGGATGAAAGAGATGGGTCCTTCGCCTACTCTGGTGACTTACAATGTGATCCTCGATGTTTTCGGGAGAATGGGAAGGTCTTGGGGCAAGATTGTACTAGTTCTAGACGAGATTAGAAGCAAAGGGATGAAGTTCGATGAGTTTACTTGCAGCACTGTGTTGTCCGCTTGCGCCAGAGAGGGTTTGTTAAGAGAGGCGAAGGAGTTTTTCGCTGAGATTAAGTCTAGTGGATACGAGCCTGGGACTGTGACTTACAACGCGCTGTTGCAAGTTTATGGTAAAGCGGGGGTTTACACGGAAGCGTTGAAGATTTTGAAAGAGATGGAGGAGAACAATTGTCCCGCGGATTCAGTGACGTACAATGAGCTTGTTGCGGCTTATGTTAGAGCTGGTTTCACCAAGGAAGCTGCTGGTGTCATCGAGATGATGACGGGGAAAGGTGTGATGCCGAACGCCATCACTTATACGACTGTGATAGATGCGTATGGGAAGTCGgggaaggaggaggaggcttTGAAGCTGTTTTACACTATGAAGAGAGCTGGTTGTGTTCCGAACACTTGCACTTACAACGTGGTGCTTAGTATGCTGGGGAAGAAATCGAGATCTAATGAGATGGTGAAGATGTTATGTGACATGAAGAGTAGTGGATGCTCCCCGAATAGGGTCACTTGGAACACGATGCTCGCTCTGTGTGGGAACAAGGGTATGGATAAGTACGTGAACCGAGTGTTCCGCGAGATGAAGAGCTGCGGTTTCGAGCCTGATAGGGACACGTTCAACACTTTGATCAGTGCTTACGGGAGGTGTGGCTCGGAGGTGGACGCGTCGAAAATGTTCGGGGAGATGACGAGAGCGGGGTTCAACGCTTGCGTCACGACTTACAACGCGTTGCTTAACGCCTTGTCTAGACAAGGGGACTGGAGATCGGGAGAGGGTGTGATCTCCGACATGAAAAGCAAAGGTTTCAAACCGACGGAGACGTCTTACTCGTTGATGCTTCAGTGTTATGCCAAGGGAGGGAACGTTCTAGGGATAGAGAGAATCGAGAAGGAGATAGTCGAGGGGAAGATCTTTCCGAGCTGGATGCTTCTGAGAACTCTGCTTCTCGCAAACTTCAAATGCAGAGCGCTTGCTGGGATGGAGAGAGCCTTCGCGCTGTTTAAAAAGCACGGATACAAACCCGACATGGTGATTTTCAACTCGATGCTCTCCATCTTCACAAGGAACAACATGTACGACCAAGCGCACGAGATCCTCCAGTCCATCCGCGACCACGAGCTGACACCAGATCTCGTAACCTACAACAGCCTCATGGACATGTACGTAAGACGTGGAGAGTGTTGGAAAGCCGAAGAGATCCTCAAGAGTCTAGAGAAATCAAAGCTAAGACCGGACCTTGTCTCTTACAACACGGTGATCAAGGGGTTCTGCAGGAAAGGGCTGATGCAAGAAGCGGTTAGGATGCTGTCTGAGATGACAGAGCGTGGGATCAGACCGTGTATCTTCACTTACAACACGTTTGTTTCGGGCTACACAGCGATGGGGATGTTTGGGGAGATAGAGGATGTGATTGAGTGTATGGGGAAGAATAAGTGCAGACCAAATGAGTTGACGTATAAAATGGTTGTGGATGGTTATTGCAGAGGAGGGAGGTATAGCGAAGCTATGGAGTTTGTATCAAAGATTAAAACTCTTGATGCTTACTTTGATGATCAGTCCATCCAACGGCTAGCTGTTCGAGTACGTGAGAATTTAGAGTcctaaatcaaattatatatttgtttgttttttctttgtagaTTTGTGagtttttgtattaaaatttacattttacttgaaataaaaataagcaACTTTGTTCATGAATGATGAAaggaatatatatgtttttacgaATTTCAcatttctataaattattaaaatatattctttttatttttaatagataattaatCAAGCTAATTAAAAAAGCGAACGTTACTGACATACATTATACACCATTGGATTATACATTGACTGAAAAGATCCTTAAacttttggtttgatttggtttaatCTGATTATATtatactagggtcggtccgTCCTACAGGcaaaatattagttaatttgatattcactaaatgttcgagttgaaatttgttttaagattcaaaaatttggttatctgttatgtgttacttattagtatgtggtggtatagttgtttttcgattattcttgctttggtattgtatcaaattaactaattgtccaactcataattatagatgtacaaatgtggatttgtgataaagtttgatgacaatactgttttttttttaattcttattcatagtggagtgtgcatgtgtcagaaagaggcctatatattttttttttttttttttttgacagcaagaaatttacagactcatattgactctgtaaaccatattggtaactccgcatccatgtgaacgacaaaggaCAATTGCTTTCTTACACTACGTGCTAAGCTATCTGCCCGAAGATTCGCCGTCCGAGGTACATgaacgatgtctgagttgaggaaGCTTCCTTTGAGgagcttgatatcttccaaatagctttcaaatgctggccattcttctggttccgaaaccatcttcaccaattgagaacaatccgttgcaaaagtaacctggaACTGTCTTAAAAtcttcatgcattccattgcccaaatcaaagCTTCTACCTCCGAATGAAGGGGAGAGAGgcatgcccttacattccttttattaacttttatgtttttgcgtatggattttaaatatatattattttgtataatgcatatttgctctacaacatttgcttATAGactaaaaaaactgttttctatatttttaaaagagaaaatatttagtctagaatataacatggacatatgtattgactatatatagaagttgagtattattttaaaatgacatatgtatagaggtttttcaaccattacttcactggcacaaaacatttataactgtaaataccttcttttaaaaacaaaactaataaaagcgtgtacaacaaatgtattttgatatatattatatgcatcaagttataaagattggaaacattgcaaaactgtttggagcaaagtttttaacttcacgatcttcatcttgacgtcagttcagtgCCGGTCCTGGtcacaagcagaagaagcatggaCTTCCAGTcgacacgataataagtattttcgcgtccacatatttataaaaaatgacTTTAAcctagtggttctaagagaaattaccagtgCTGGAGGTGCTGGGTTATTGAACCCCTGacattcttttgttttattttagccccaaatataaaatgggacacgtgtcactccCATAACGCACGACTTGATGACGTGGCACGGAAGAAAGacgaacatatttttatatatatagatctgagtatgaaaagaaaaacaaaagcttgaacaaaaaagaaaaaaaaaaagaaaagaaaaacaaaagcattcagttttaaaagaaaaatactttttttattgGTCTCTTTGGTAAGTGTGAGAACTGAAAAGTACATTTATACTGGAAGCACAGAGATAGAACGAACAGTCTTCACTTTCACTGACTGCATCTTGCACAACTAGCTagtacagcttcttcttctttctcagaATCTTGTCTGCATAATTTGCTTCCATCTTCTCTCAATCTCACCTCAAGATGCCAATCAACAAAGACCCATCAACACCTCCGCCTGTCATCGGAAAGATCGGGCCTTACACTGTCTTTATGACTCCTCCGGCGACTCCAAAACCACCTGAGTCTCCTGCCGCCGTGTCTCAGAAGGCTATCGTTCAACCGCCGGTTCTTCCTCCGCCGCAGCAGTTTAAATCGGTGGCTTCGTCCTCTGAACAAGACAGCTCAGTTTTGGGTTTCCTCAAAAACGCCGCCGCAAAGGTTCAAAATGGTAAGGAGCTAGTCAAAAAGTTCCATTCATTTTCGGATCTTGAGGTCTGATTGATTGATCAATAAACTGATataaagattatatatttagaaagtaGATTAAGGGTGGACTGGTGGAGATTATTGCTAATGCAAATATGAAATTGAGGATTAAAAGAATTGTAACTTTGACATTCTTGTTTGTTTAATGGTTGCCACAGCACACTCAAGCGTGGATGATCATTTGGTGAGATGGTTTGGGTTAAACCAATCTAAGTACCAGTGGGCTTTGGACGAGTATTACCAAGGCAAAGGATCTGTAAGTGTTCTTTTTACTCTTTCATAGATTAGCGTTTGTTGTTTCCTTTGGATTCTTGTTATGTATAATGCATTTGGTAGTCAAACGTGTCTTTGATTGGTTTTGGGCTTACTCTACTTTAGTCATTGATTTATTGTATATGTTACTCAAAAGTCAAAAGCATATTTGTGTGGTTAAGATTTATCTTTTATCTTCTTTTGCACATAAACGCAGGAAGTGAAGTGCGTGAAAGCAGAGGAGATGCCAGGGAAAGTACAAAGCGTATAAGCAACCATACGCTTTGAGTCTTTATGAAAGTCATCTTGGATCATTGAATTTATTTAACCTTGGAGATCTCTTGGTATATTTGAGAAACTATTGTAGTTCTTCATTTGGTGTTGTgagtttataatatatatatatatggtgtcTCAATTCAAAACAGTCTAGCAAGTAAGTATTTACTAAGTGGGAACCAAAACAAGGATTTTACATTGTCACCAACATAGGAAAAAGCAATGCTAGGCAAAAAAAACTTGACCCGAATCTGACCATAAGAAAAACCGCGTAATCtaagatatattttatattacgcTAAGAGACTCAACATAAGAGACCTgcaataaacatttttttttacatttatcattttttcttttaacgcTGGGTAACACATTACATAATCATATAATTTCTAAATCTATTAGATATGATGATCAACTAATTCTTGAATAATGATTCCACGATGAATCTCTCCCTAAAACACTTGAAACCACGTACGAGATTCTCGATGGACAGGCTCTCACCGCAACAGACGACCACAACGAACGCCTCTGCTTACAGTACTTTGGAACCTCCGAAAGTTTTGCATCCTATAATCTGCAAAAAATTGCATAGTCTAGAATTCGAACCTTAAACTTGGGGGTAGAAacttttaaaccttaaccaatacGCTAGGGTGCTTCCACATGAATAACTTTCAAAACATGCTCTTAGGCATGGGTAATAAGTGATCTTACCTTGTTCAAAACGAAATATCCGAACTCCGAAGTTAACAAATTCAATAACTTTCTTTTTACTGAATTTTAAGTAATTCATATACTTTTGACTGTTTTAGAAAGGTTAAAATAGTTCTTATACCAgacttataaattttggttactattgagtactccctccgtttctaaAAGATCtatattctagaaaaaaaacttttgtttcaaaaggatacatattttatatttccaatGTAATTTTTGCCAACTAATAATAAGAAATTGTGaagttcaagaacattaattgcatttcttaaaatcttattggtttaaaaatatacaaaatataaaattacaaaaaaactatgcatttatacttaagttttattatgttttattaaaaagtgtgaaaatcccggtttggtttacagagtctatatgagtctgtaaaagttgatgacaaaaaaaattgtgaaaattctaaaacattgaTCTTTAAGGAACGGATGGAGTAGTTTATATAGTTTGACCCGATAAATCaataactattttagatatttatgaatataatcTCTTAAACTTATATCATGAGATGCCAATTAAAgagtgtttataaaaaaattaggtgTCACTCTCTTAAGAGGagtaacaattttatttatatagataGCAATATAGTATTGGGAATGTGAGTCTTGAATTCCCTTGCAACTCTGACTCAGACTGTATTGGGAATGCATTTACATTGATCAACAGATCCAGAAGTGCCTTGACTATAGGAGCTTTTTTCAAGATTCAAACAAACAAGAAGCCAATCTTCAATAAgccagttatatatatatatatcatgtaaGCAATTTCAGAAAGAAGATTTAGATACTCAATAGTGAAGCTTAAATGTGTTTATATGAGGCTTTTGCCATCACCAATAAATCCTTCATCACATTCAAAAACATGGTTGATAAGAACTCTGCTCTCAAGAAGCATATATCAGCCGCTTTCTTTCCATCTTCTACTGCCACATTCATAACTATCACACTTTTAAGGATCCTCTTGACAAGATGTTCAGCTAGTGTAAACGTTCTCTTTGTTGTACAGCCGCTCAAACGCCATATTAATAAACAGAGAAAGAACTTGTTGGATATGACCATGATGATAACAACAAGCGGGGATAGCTCAGTTGGGAGAGCGTCAGACTGAAGATCTGAAGGTCGTGTGTTCGATCCACGCTCACCgcacattattttttttccaaaaacaaattacCTTTGACTGGTTACATTTCTCAATCTTTTTAAAACGTATTGGTTATGTGTAGTCTTGGACGTTCAGATCTTTGGGTCGACGGCCGAGTCAGGTGTCTTAGATATTTGGACCTAACTAAGCACttcaaaaaaatttggtttgggttcggtcGGTTTTTATTGGGTCCGAGTCGATTTaagtctataattaaaatatctgtaaaatatttataattttcgggtCCATAGCAGGTTTGGATCAAGTTCAAGTATTTAAGATCCATAAGACTAAAATATCTGAATTCCATAAAAATGGccaaaataaactattaataattgaaactaaatatttttaaactttaaatttgacatATAAAGTTTCTTAttacttgaaaatataataatgaaaattgctaataaaaggaattttaactgaattataaactaaaatatataaaataaaataaataaaatcatagtTGTGGATATTTATGTTAGTAGGTCGGGCATGAACCAGTTTTTATCGGTCTATTAAGATCGGTTTTGTAGGTCCAGGTAAAATGCACATGCTTAGTTATGTGGACCACTTACACACACTGTGTATCAGAACTTGTAAAACTACTAGAACGGCCCACAGATTCTCTCTAGTGTTTTCATTCACATATTTAAGTGCAATGCGATCTACTTTGTCTAAAAAGAGCAAAACAAACCATTCATCAAATTCTGTTGTTTACATGATAATTTTGTTCTAACAAAAGTTGAATCCTTTCTAAATAAATATTCTTCCAATCAATGTCGCTGCTTCATACAGAATCCTTGTCACCGCTTTCTTGATATGCAATCAGAGAATGTGTCGACGAGCTGCTCAGCTAAAGCTACTGAATCGTCCCCGAAAGCATCAATGAATGTCTTCACAACGTTCATCTCCTGAGCACTGGCTCTTAAGCTATACCAAGTCAGGAACTCCTGTCTGAAACTCTTATCAACATAACCTGAACACTCCAGCTGTCTCATAATCTTCACGCAATCCTCCAGCCCAAACCCGCAGCTTGTTGAACTCTTACCATTGACCACCTTCTCTGAaacagtttcttcttcttcttcttgaagggTTCTTGTAGAGACTTTGGTTTCATCTACGCTGGACTGTTTGCCGCCTCTAAGGGAAACAACTTTGAAGCAACACTCTGGTGTATCTTGGAGGGATTTCAAAGCAGAAGAGCAAAGATCCTTCACTTTTGGCGCTGAGCCAAGCCTGTTTACGTTTCCTCTACACATTGCCGATGGAAGATCAGTAAGGGGACCACCACACAACTCAGTTTCCAAACTCTTCACAGCTTCCTCCACGGTCTCAGATAGTTTTCTGTACTTCTCCGTGCCCTTGAGAAGCTTCTGAGCCAATACAAGACGGTTACAAAGCACGTCAACGCTTCTGGTTTCCTTTGCAATCAACAGTTGCTTCTTCCAACAcctaagaaagaaaaataaaataaagatctGTCCAAACTGAACTCAAGaagattgattgattgagattTTTACTCAAGCAAGCTGTTTGTTTTGCCACAAGAGACACAGTAGAAGCATCCATCAACGTCACTACTTGGCTTGAGACCTGATTTTTCATTCTTGAAAGCACAATCCAGATGGCAAGACAAGCCGCAAGATTCACCGGGGAACGGAGGATCAGAACCGCAGGTTAACCAGAGACTAGGATCTTTATTGTCATCATACTTGTGGCAGACACAACAAGAACACCTTTGACAGAACAAGTCTTCCTGTCTCAGTACAGCTTGACAAGCCAAGTTCTTACAGTAGATACCGCCTTTAGCTTTATTAACCGATTCAGCGCTCACATAGCGAGTAGGAGTAGCGTTCTTCCTTTGTCTTTTTGAGTTTCTCTtagttgtttttgttgttgttgttgatgagtCTCTCTTCCtgtcttcttgatctcctccagAGTTTCCTTTAATAGGAGGCGTTGGAGCTTTTTTCTCTGATACAGTTCTCAAGAGGCTGTTGATGAGCTGAGCTTTCGTCAAGTTCTTGtactttctttctttccctAACTCTGCGCATAAGACCTGTCGAATCTCTTCATGGGTCCACACCTGCAAGGCTTCGAAGGCTAAATCCGAATCTTTTGAGAGTTCATGAACAAGCTTTCTCTTTTCATCAACGCTCATTTTTCTGCCTTTCATGGAGTCACCTGCAGAGCTCATACATGATGAAAAAGGATGTAAATTTTACATGTTTTATAAAGACTGAACACTGTTTCTTCATGATAAGAAACCACATTCATTACTAAGTTCCAAGaacatgtacatatatatacaaagaaaGTTTCATCCTTTATGGTACCATCCTTCATAAAACTTAGGAAAAGATTAGGAATCCATCACTACGTTCATCTTCAAgagttaaaaaccaaaaaagtttcaaactttcaattCCATTCGAGTTAAAACTAACGCAGAAACATCAATCATCTTTAAACCCACTAAGCACACATTACGAAA
This genomic interval from Brassica napus cultivar Da-Ae chromosome A6, Da-Ae, whole genome shotgun sequence contains the following:
- the LOC106440843 gene encoding pentatricopeptide repeat-containing protein At2g18940, chloroplastic; its protein translation is MDAALSPLKPPYPIQSKRPPPPQSSNHSLKFSSATLHLPPPSPSPPSFPLDSLLHHLVHLSSSPRHATSPPAARFPSLEVKSAKPFSSPVLGINGSLKLLCKKETVLLNSILAHPLSELSSFFDSAKSELIRTDVFSLVKALDDSGNWERAVLLFEWLVSASNSGDLKLDHYVIEIVVRILGRESQYSVAAKLLDKIPLQEYTLDVRAYTTILYAYSRTGKYERAINLFERMKEMGPSPTLVTYNVILDVFGRMGRSWGKIVLVLDEIRSKGMKFDEFTCSTVLSACAREGLLREAKEFFAEIKSSGYEPGTVTYNALLQVYGKAGVYTEALKILKEMEENNCPADSVTYNELVAAYVRAGFTKEAAGVIEMMTGKGVMPNAITYTTVIDAYGKSGKEEEALKLFYTMKRAGCVPNTCTYNVVLSMLGKKSRSNEMVKMLCDMKSSGCSPNRVTWNTMLALCGNKGMDKYVNRVFREMKSCGFEPDRDTFNTLISAYGRCGSEVDASKMFGEMTRAGFNACVTTYNALLNALSRQGDWRSGEGVISDMKSKGFKPTETSYSLMLQCYAKGGNVLGIERIEKEIVEGKIFPSWMLLRTLLLANFKCRALAGMERAFALFKKHGYKPDMVIFNSMLSIFTRNNMYDQAHEILQSIRDHELTPDLVTYNSLMDMYVRRGECWKAEEILKSLEKSKLRPDLVSYNTVIKGFCRKGLMQEAVRMLSEMTERGIRPCIFTYNTFVSGYTAMGMFGEIEDVIECMGKNKCRPNELTYKMVVDGYCRGGRYSEAMEFVSKIKTLDAYFDDQSIQRLAVRVRENLES
- the LOC106444619 gene encoding uncharacterized protein LOC106444619; this encodes MPINKDPSTPPPVIGKIGPYTVFMTPPATPKPPESPAAVSQKAIVQPPVLPPPQQFKSVASSSEQDSSVLGFLKNAAAKVQNAHSSVDDHLVRWFGLNQSKYQWALDEYYQGKGSEVKCVKAEEMPGKVQSV
- the LOC106442745 gene encoding VIN3-like protein 2, yielding MDSSLDGDSMKGRKMSVDEKRKLVHELSKDSDLAFEALQVWTHEEIRQVLCAELGKERKYKNLTKAQLINSLLRTVSEKKAPTPPIKGNSGGDQEDRKRDSSTTTTKTTKRNSKRQRKNATPTRYVSAESVNKAKGGIYCKNLACQAVLRQEDLFCQRCSCCVCHKYDDNKDPSLWLTCGSDPPFPGESCGLSCHLDCAFKNEKSGLKPSSDVDGCFYCVSCGKTNSLLECWKKQLLIAKETRSVDVLCNRLVLAQKLLKGTEKYRKLSETVEEAVKSLETELCGGPLTDLPSAMCRGNVNRLGSAPKVKDLCSSALKSLQDTPECCFKVVSLRGGKQSSVDETKVSTRTLQEEEEETVSEKVVNGKSSTSCGFGLEDCVKIMRQLECSGYVDKSFRQEFLTWYSLRASAQEMNVVKTFIDAFGDDSVALAEQLVDTFSDCISRKR